The Oncorhynchus kisutch isolate 150728-3 linkage group LG20, Okis_V2, whole genome shotgun sequence genome has a segment encoding these proteins:
- the LOC109865131 gene encoding somatostatin receptor type 5 produces MDSSFTSETFYNAGSIADPTTSYLDEDMYLQEDLDVFSVTMAVLYLAVCIVGLAGNTLVIVAILKLDKMASATTVYIFNLALADGLFMVGLPFIAIQNFQNHWAFGDLACKLVMVLDGINQFTSVFCLTVMSIDRYMALVDPLRFARWRTPRRAKIVSGFLWLFSLLPVLPITIHFSARDGLCNLDPQVASDSWWLAFITYTFVLGFALPFLVMIVSYTALVVTLRTHRHQASSPGQESPRLETQVTKMVVAVVLAFAVCWLPFYAFNFCSLYHTDLVLTFARCFEFVVLLSYSWSCANPILYACLSETFGRHFLTLLCRTKRFPSVQCNPDTERYDLNDTSGMGNSAVA; encoded by the coding sequence ATGGACTCCTCATTCACCTCAGAGACGTTTTACAATGCGGGGTCGATAGCTGACCCCACCACCAGTTACCTGGACGAGGACATGTATCTGCAGGAGGATCTGGATGTGTTCAGTGTGACAATGGCTGTTCTCTACCTGGCTGTGTGCATCGTAGGGCTGGCCGGGAACACCTTGGTCATCGTGGCCATCTTAAAGCTGGACAAGATGGCTTCTGCCACCACGGTGTACATCTTCAACCTGGCCCTGGCCGACGGCCTCTTTATGGTGGGCCTCCCCTTCATCGCCATCCAGAATTTCCAGAACCACTGGGCATTCGGGGACCTGGCCTGCAAGCTGGTCATGGTCCTGGACGGCATCAACCAGTTCACCAGCGTCTTCTGCCTGACCGTGATGAGCATTGACCGTTACATGGCGCTGGTTGACCCGCTGAGGTTCGCCCGCTGGCGCACGCCCAGGCGGGCCAAGATAGTCAGCGGCTTCctgtggctgttctctctgttgcCTGTCCTCCCCATAACCATCCATTTCTCGGCTAGGGACGGCCTGTGTAACCTGGACCCCCAGGTGGCTTCCGACTCCTGGTGGCTGGCCTTCATCACCTACACATTTGTCCTGGGCTTTGCTCTGCCCTTCCTGGTTATGATTGTCTCCTACACCGCCTTGGTGGTCACACTGAGGACCCACCGCCACCAGGCCAGCTCCCCAGGCCAGGAGAGCCCTCGCCTGGAAACCCAGGTCACCAAgatggtggtggcggtggtgcTGGCATTCGCCGTGTGCTGGCTGCCGTTCTACGCCTTCAACTTCTGCTCGCTGTACCATACGGACCTGGTGCTGACCTTCGCCAGGTGCTTTGAGTTTGTGGTGCTGTTGTCCTATTCCTGGAGCTGTGCCAACCCCATCCTGTACGCCTGCCTCTCAGAAACCTTCGGACGCCACTTCCTCACCCTCCTCTGCCGCACCAAGAGGTTTCCCAGTGTGCAATGCAACCCTGACACGGAGCGCTATGACCTCAATGATACAAGCGGGATGGGCAACAGTGCGGTGGCATAG